Proteins from a single region of Streptomyces vinaceus:
- a CDS encoding gamma-aminobutyraldehyde dehydrogenase, whose protein sequence is MTTELRRLRNYIGGEFKDAADGRTTEVVNPATGEVYATAPLSGQADVDAAMAAAAAAFPGWRDTTPSERQKALLKIADAFEARADELVAAESENTGKPLGLTASEELPPMVDQIRFFAGAARLLEGRSAGEYMDGMTSIIRREPVGVCAQVAPWNYPMMMAVWKFAPAIAAGNTVVLKPSDTTPASTVLMAEIIDSVLPKGVFNVVCGDRETGKAMVEHSTPAMASITGSVRAGMQVAESASKDVKRVHLELGGKAPVVVFQDADIAKAVEDIAVAGYFNAGQDCTAATRVLVHESIHDEFVSALAKAAADTKTGAPDDEDVLYGPLNNPNQLKQVAGFIERLPAHAKVEAGGHQVGDKGYFYAPTVVSGLKQDDEIIQNEVFGPVITVQSFTDEAQALEYANGVEFALASSVWTKDHGRAMRMSKNLDFGCVWINTHIPLVAEMPHGGFKKSGYGKDLSAYGFEDYTRIKHVMTSLDG, encoded by the coding sequence GTGACCACCGAACTGCGTCGTCTGCGCAACTACATCGGCGGAGAGTTCAAGGACGCCGCCGACGGACGGACCACCGAGGTGGTCAACCCCGCCACCGGCGAGGTGTACGCCACCGCCCCGCTCTCCGGCCAGGCCGATGTCGACGCCGCCATGGCCGCCGCGGCGGCCGCCTTTCCGGGCTGGCGCGACACCACCCCGTCGGAGCGCCAGAAGGCCCTGCTCAAGATCGCGGACGCCTTCGAGGCGCGCGCGGACGAGCTCGTGGCCGCCGAGTCGGAGAACACCGGCAAGCCGCTGGGCCTCACGGCCAGCGAGGAGCTGCCGCCGATGGTGGACCAGATCCGCTTCTTCGCGGGTGCGGCCCGTCTCCTGGAGGGCCGCTCGGCCGGCGAGTACATGGACGGGATGACCTCGATCATCCGCCGTGAGCCGGTCGGTGTGTGCGCCCAGGTCGCGCCGTGGAACTACCCGATGATGATGGCCGTGTGGAAGTTCGCCCCGGCCATCGCCGCGGGCAACACCGTGGTGCTCAAGCCCTCGGACACCACCCCGGCCTCCACCGTCCTGATGGCGGAGATCATCGACTCGGTCCTGCCCAAGGGCGTCTTCAACGTCGTGTGCGGCGACCGCGAGACCGGCAAGGCCATGGTCGAGCACTCCACCCCGGCGATGGCCTCCATCACCGGCTCGGTGCGCGCCGGCATGCAGGTCGCCGAGAGCGCCTCGAAGGACGTCAAGCGCGTCCACCTGGAGCTCGGCGGCAAGGCCCCGGTCGTCGTCTTCCAGGACGCCGACATCGCCAAGGCCGTCGAGGACATCGCGGTCGCCGGCTACTTCAACGCCGGCCAGGACTGCACCGCCGCGACCCGCGTGCTCGTCCACGAGTCCATCCACGACGAGTTCGTGAGCGCCCTCGCCAAGGCCGCCGCCGACACCAAGACCGGCGCCCCGGACGACGAGGACGTGCTCTACGGCCCGCTGAACAACCCGAACCAGCTCAAGCAGGTCGCGGGCTTCATCGAGCGCCTCCCGGCGCACGCCAAGGTCGAGGCCGGCGGCCACCAGGTCGGCGACAAGGGCTACTTCTACGCCCCGACCGTGGTCTCGGGCCTCAAGCAGGACGACGAGATCATCCAGAACGAGGTCTTCGGCCCCGTCATCACCGTCCAGTCCTTCACGGACGAGGCCCAGGCCCTGGAGTACGCGAACGGCGTCGAGTTCGCCCTCGCCTCCTCCGTGTGGACCAAGGACCACGGCCGCGCGATGCGGATGTCCAAGAACCTCGACTTCGGCTGCGTGTGGATCAACACCCACATCCCGCTCGTCGCCGAGATGCCCCACGGCGGGTTCAAGAAGTCCGGCTACGGCAAGGACCTCTCCGCCTACGGCTTCGAGGACTACACGCGCATCAAGCACGTGATGACCTCGCTCGACGGCTGA
- a CDS encoding adenosine deaminase, with the protein MPDLNPFIAGLPKAELHVHHVGSASPRIVAELASRHPDSKVPTDPEALADYFTFTDFAHFIEVYLSVVDLVRTPDDVRTLTYEVARDMARQNIRYAELTITPYSSTRRGIDEKAFMEAIEDARKAAETELGVILRWCFDIPGEAGLEAAAETARLAVELRPEGLVSFGLGGPEIGVPRPQFKPYFDAARAAGLHSVPHAGETTGPETIWDSIRELGAERIGHGTSATQDPELLAYLAEHRIALEVCPTSNIATRAVTDLDRHPVKEMVQAGVLVTINSDDPPMFGSDLNNEYAVAARLLDLDERGLAQLAKNAVEASFLDEAGKAAIIEEIDTYTSAWLAR; encoded by the coding sequence ATGCCCGACCTGAACCCCTTCATCGCGGGGCTCCCCAAGGCGGAACTCCACGTCCACCACGTCGGCTCGGCCTCCCCGCGCATCGTGGCCGAACTCGCCTCCCGCCACCCCGACTCCAAGGTCCCCACCGACCCCGAGGCGCTCGCCGACTACTTCACGTTCACCGACTTCGCCCACTTCATCGAGGTCTACCTTTCCGTCGTGGACCTGGTCCGCACCCCCGACGACGTACGCACCCTCACCTACGAGGTCGCCCGCGACATGGCCCGGCAGAACATCCGCTACGCCGAGCTGACCATCACCCCGTACTCCTCCACCCGCCGCGGCATCGACGAGAAGGCCTTCATGGAGGCCATCGAGGACGCCCGCAAGGCCGCCGAGACCGAGCTCGGCGTCATCCTGCGCTGGTGCTTCGACATCCCCGGCGAGGCCGGCCTGGAGGCCGCCGCCGAGACCGCGCGCCTCGCCGTCGAACTGCGCCCCGAGGGCCTGGTCTCCTTCGGCCTCGGCGGCCCCGAAATCGGTGTGCCGCGCCCGCAGTTCAAGCCGTACTTCGACGCCGCCCGCGCCGCCGGCCTGCACAGCGTGCCGCACGCCGGCGAGACCACCGGCCCGGAGACCATCTGGGACTCCATCCGCGAGCTGGGCGCCGAGCGCATCGGCCACGGCACCAGCGCCACGCAGGACCCGGAGCTCCTCGCCTACCTCGCCGAGCACCGGATCGCGCTGGAGGTCTGCCCGACCTCCAACATCGCCACGCGCGCCGTGACCGACCTGGACCGCCACCCCGTCAAGGAGATGGTGCAGGCGGGCGTGCTCGTCACCATCAACAGCGACGACCCGCCGATGTTCGGCTCCGACCTCAACAACGAGTACGCGGTCGCCGCGCGCCTCCTCGACCTCGACGAGCGCGGGCTGGCCCAGCTGGCGAAGAACGCCGTCGAGGCCTCCTTCCTGGACGAGGCCGGCAAGGCCGCGATCATCGAGGAGATCGACACGTACACCTCCGCCTGGCTGGCGCGCTGA
- a CDS encoding Lrp/AsnC family transcriptional regulator: MHSEVVVSRSADSRNRQPSPSVDAVSLAIIEQLQEDGRRPYAAIGKAVGLSEAAVRQRVQKLLDQGVMQIVAVTDPLTVGLRRQAMVGINVEGDLDPVADALTQMAECEYVVMTAGSFDLMVEIVCEDDDHLLETINKKIRALPGVRSTESFVYLKLKKQTYMWGTR; this comes from the coding sequence GTGCACAGTGAGGTCGTGGTCAGTCGAAGCGCAGATTCCAGGAACAGACAACCGTCCCCTTCGGTCGATGCTGTGTCCCTGGCGATCATCGAGCAACTGCAGGAGGACGGTCGCCGTCCCTACGCAGCGATCGGCAAGGCCGTCGGCCTGTCGGAGGCTGCTGTGCGCCAGCGCGTGCAGAAGCTGCTCGACCAGGGCGTCATGCAGATCGTCGCCGTCACGGACCCGCTCACCGTGGGCCTGCGGCGCCAGGCCATGGTCGGCATCAACGTCGAGGGGGACCTCGACCCGGTGGCCGACGCACTGACCCAGATGGCCGAGTGCGAGTACGTGGTGATGACCGCGGGCTCGTTCGACCTGATGGTGGAGATCGTCTGCGAGGACGACGACCACCTGCTGGAGACGATCAACAAGAAGATCCGCGCGCTCCCCGGCGTGCGATCAACCGAGAGCTTCGTTTACCTGAAGCTCAAGAAGCAGACCTACATGTGGGGAACTCGATAG
- a CDS encoding sensor histidine kinase: protein MIRAWGERIRRADPRWRDLGLTLLVQVATTIPFVVPRDPLDSPATWPAYALTTLGNVPLVWRRRAPVAAIFGMVAAGTLYTLALDGPGQPLPYAPLIGVYTMALLCPARVRITMGVTLTALILASVALNTGTARELLFALFVFAAAYALGRLQYTRQAYTEAVEARAAELERANRIEAEQAAARERARIAREMHDVLSHAVSIMIVQAEAGPVAMRRAPERAEAAFDAIAETGRDAMAQLRTMLGVLRADPAARSQAAPRSPQPGIEELPGLLERVRGSGLRVSYERTGAVRALPAALEATVHRVVQEALTNVVKHAGASAVSVRLEYGARALTVTVTDDGRGPGPAAAGGGAGGGAGGGAVGGHGLIGIRERAAAHGGTAHYGRGPGGLGFSLRVVLVTSPLEVGS from the coding sequence GTGATACGGGCCTGGGGGGAGCGGATCCGGCGGGCGGATCCGCGGTGGCGGGACCTCGGGCTGACGCTGCTGGTCCAGGTCGCGACGACGATTCCGTTCGTCGTACCGCGCGATCCGCTGGACTCGCCGGCCACGTGGCCCGCGTACGCGCTGACCACGCTCGGCAACGTGCCGCTGGTGTGGCGGCGGCGGGCGCCCGTGGCGGCGATCTTCGGGATGGTCGCGGCGGGGACGCTCTACACCCTCGCGCTGGACGGCCCCGGCCAGCCGCTGCCGTACGCCCCGCTGATCGGCGTGTACACGATGGCCCTGCTGTGCCCGGCGCGGGTGCGGATCACGATGGGCGTGACCCTGACCGCTCTGATCCTGGCCTCCGTGGCGCTCAACACGGGGACGGCGAGGGAGTTGCTGTTCGCGTTGTTCGTCTTCGCGGCGGCGTACGCGCTGGGGCGGCTCCAGTACACCCGGCAGGCGTACACGGAGGCGGTCGAGGCGCGGGCCGCGGAGCTGGAGCGGGCGAACCGGATCGAGGCGGAGCAGGCGGCGGCGCGCGAACGGGCCCGCATCGCACGGGAGATGCACGACGTCCTCTCGCACGCCGTCAGCATCATGATCGTCCAGGCGGAGGCCGGTCCGGTGGCGATGCGCAGGGCCCCGGAGCGGGCGGAGGCGGCCTTCGACGCGATCGCCGAGACGGGGCGGGACGCGATGGCCCAGCTGCGGACCATGCTGGGGGTGCTGCGGGCGGACCCGGCGGCGCGGTCGCAGGCCGCTCCGCGGTCGCCGCAGCCCGGGATCGAGGAACTGCCGGGACTGCTGGAGCGGGTCCGCGGCAGCGGGCTGCGGGTGTCGTACGAGCGGACGGGGGCGGTGCGCGCGCTGCCCGCGGCACTGGAGGCGACGGTGCACCGGGTGGTGCAGGAGGCGCTGACGAACGTGGTGAAACACGCCGGGGCGTCGGCGGTGTCGGTACGCCTGGAGTACGGGGCGCGGGCGCTCACGGTGACGGTGACGGACGACGGGCGGGGGCCGGGACCCGCGGCCGCGGGCGGCGGTGCGGGCGGTGGTGCGGGTGGCGGCGCGGTCGGTGGGCACGGGCTGATCGGGATCCGGGAGCGGGCGGCGGCGCACGGCGGAACGGCGCACTACGGCCGCGGCCCCGGTGGCCTGGGGTTCTCGCTGCGCGTCGTCCTTGTAACCTCGCCGCTGGAGGTGGGGAGTTGA
- a CDS encoding glycerophosphodiester phosphodiesterase: protein MRTLTAVGHRGDPYRVRENTLPSIRSAFARGADAVEIDVRLTRDGRPVLLHDETLQRLWGHDVRLDAVTAPQLEELTQGGVPTLREALMAAGAGRVMIDLPGATAEAVRTVVGQVRECGARDRTYYCAGPDTMLAVRAADPGAEIALTWTTLAPPRRVLIDAVAPSWLNYRFGLVDRELTDALHREGLLVSAWTADTAWAMRRLIAAGVDSVTTNRLDVLARVRVELGVPGR, encoded by the coding sequence ATGCGCACCCTGACGGCCGTCGGTCACCGCGGCGATCCCTACCGTGTCCGCGAGAACACCCTGCCCTCGATCCGCTCCGCCTTCGCACGCGGAGCGGACGCGGTGGAGATCGACGTACGGCTGACCCGCGACGGGCGGCCGGTCCTGCTCCACGACGAGACGCTCCAGCGGCTGTGGGGCCACGACGTGCGGCTCGACGCCGTCACGGCCCCGCAGCTGGAGGAGCTGACGCAGGGCGGGGTCCCGACGCTGCGCGAGGCCCTGATGGCGGCCGGCGCGGGCCGGGTGATGATCGACCTGCCCGGAGCCACGGCCGAGGCCGTGCGCACGGTCGTCGGCCAGGTCCGGGAGTGCGGGGCGCGCGACCGTACGTACTACTGCGCGGGCCCCGACACGATGCTGGCCGTGCGCGCCGCCGATCCGGGCGCCGAGATCGCGCTGACCTGGACCACGCTGGCGCCGCCGCGCCGGGTGCTCATCGACGCGGTGGCGCCGTCCTGGCTCAACTACCGCTTCGGACTCGTGGACCGGGAGCTGACGGACGCCCTCCACCGCGAGGGCCTGCTGGTCTCGGCGTGGACCGCGGACACCGCCTGGGCGATGCGCAGGCTGATCGCGGCCGGGGTGGACTCCGTCACCACCAACCGGCTGGACGTGCTGGCCCGCGTACGGGTCGAACTCGGCGTACCCGGGCGGTGA
- a CDS encoding ABC transporter substrate-binding protein → MPEPAFSRRAALRGLGAAGLFAALTGCGVPAAFVPEDRRGGPDRSEGDKRVAFSNWPLYIDTDDEDEERRPTLDAFTGKTGIEVRYTEEINDNDEFFGKVSPALMNHQETGHDLVVVSDWMAARFVHLGWAQKMDRSAQPNVAAHLDPQLRSPAFDEGRLHTVPWQSGITGIAYNRKALGREIKSVGDLWQPDLAGKVTLFSGLDESFALLMQGNGVDVTRWTESDFHRMCDQVESMVKKKHIRRFTGNDYTSDLSKGDVLACQAYSGDAIQLQADNPDIEFVVPEEGAELWAESLLVPNLARHKANAEALVDYYYAPEVAAALAAAVNYVCPVPAAREVLAASEDKETAGLAENPLIFPDAEMRKRLVVARDISSAERRSLAQRWNAIVGL, encoded by the coding sequence ATGCCTGAACCCGCCTTCTCCCGCCGCGCCGCGCTGCGCGGCCTCGGTGCCGCCGGCCTGTTCGCGGCCCTGACCGGCTGCGGTGTGCCCGCCGCGTTCGTCCCCGAGGACCGGCGGGGAGGCCCGGACCGCTCCGAGGGGGACAAGCGGGTCGCCTTCTCGAACTGGCCGCTCTACATCGACACCGACGACGAGGACGAGGAGCGCCGGCCCACGCTCGACGCGTTCACAGGGAAGACCGGCATCGAGGTCCGGTACACCGAGGAGATCAACGACAACGACGAGTTCTTCGGCAAGGTCAGCCCGGCCCTGATGAACCACCAGGAGACCGGCCACGACCTGGTGGTCGTCAGCGACTGGATGGCCGCCCGCTTCGTCCACCTGGGCTGGGCCCAGAAGATGGACCGCTCGGCGCAGCCCAACGTGGCCGCCCACCTGGACCCGCAGCTGCGCTCTCCCGCCTTCGACGAGGGCCGCCTGCACACCGTCCCGTGGCAGTCGGGCATCACCGGCATCGCCTACAACCGCAAGGCGCTCGGCCGGGAGATCAAGTCCGTGGGCGACCTGTGGCAGCCGGACCTAGCCGGCAAGGTCACCCTCTTCTCCGGCCTCGACGAGTCCTTCGCCCTGCTGATGCAGGGCAACGGCGTGGACGTCACCCGGTGGACCGAGTCCGATTTCCACCGGATGTGCGACCAGGTGGAGAGCATGGTGAAGAAGAAGCACATCCGCCGCTTCACCGGCAACGACTACACCTCCGATCTGAGCAAGGGCGACGTCCTGGCCTGCCAGGCGTACTCCGGAGACGCCATCCAGCTCCAGGCCGACAACCCGGACATCGAGTTCGTGGTCCCGGAGGAGGGCGCCGAGCTGTGGGCGGAGAGCCTGCTCGTCCCCAACCTGGCCCGCCACAAGGCCAACGCCGAGGCCCTGGTGGACTACTACTACGCCCCCGAGGTGGCCGCCGCGCTCGCCGCCGCCGTCAACTACGTCTGCCCCGTCCCGGCCGCCCGGGAGGTCCTGGCCGCGTCCGAGGACAAGGAGACCGCCGGGCTCGCCGAGAATCCGCTGATCTTCCCCGACGCGGAGATGCGCAAGCGGCTCGTCGTGGCCCGGGACATCTCCTCGGCCGAGCGCCGCTCCCTCGCCCAGCGCTGGAACGCCATCGTCGGCCTCTGA
- a CDS encoding serine hydrolase domain-containing protein codes for MDVRTRTLIATALALGIAAGPTAAGAAPAPAPASGAAAARVSAGAEAPPLYTSPPDAAALRKAIAGVGADNKDATAALVRVGGTSGRWSGGAGVADVRTGRKAFEEARFRAGSVTKTFTAAVVLQLAAEGKVDLDRPVQQYLQGLLPSGPGGFEPISVRQLLNYTSGIPAAEGPGDSFEAQYAHRFDVVDPHALIARAAARGPEFRPGERQHYLNIDYTVLGVLIEKLTGTSYEQALSARILRPLGLHRTSVPSPAENRIAGPHHHGYQAVAKPGGGTSLVDVTEWNSSSNWAAGDLISTTADLERFTEALFAGRVVPKAQLEEMFTVPAVTDFESGEDAVQTAGMKRFALADGTVVYGKTGSRFGYSTVIGGARDLSRTLVYSVNSTDAKGRDMNQVAYGIVAAAFARQS; via the coding sequence ATGGACGTACGTACGCGCACACTGATCGCCACCGCTTTGGCCCTCGGTATCGCGGCCGGGCCGACTGCCGCCGGCGCCGCTCCGGCGCCGGCTCCGGCGTCCGGGGCGGCGGCCGCGCGGGTGTCGGCGGGGGCCGAGGCGCCGCCCCTCTACACGAGTCCGCCCGATGCGGCGGCGTTGCGGAAGGCGATCGCGGGGGTCGGGGCCGACAACAAGGACGCGACGGCCGCGCTGGTCCGCGTCGGTGGTACGAGCGGCCGGTGGTCGGGCGGTGCGGGCGTGGCCGATGTCCGTACGGGGCGCAAGGCGTTCGAGGAGGCGCGGTTCCGGGCGGGTTCGGTGACCAAGACCTTCACGGCGGCGGTCGTCCTCCAACTGGCCGCCGAGGGCAAGGTCGATCTGGACCGGCCGGTGCAGCAGTACCTCCAGGGGCTGCTGCCGTCCGGCCCGGGCGGCTTCGAGCCCATCAGCGTGCGTCAGTTGCTGAACTACACGAGCGGCATCCCCGCGGCCGAGGGCCCGGGGGACTCGTTCGAGGCGCAGTACGCGCACCGGTTCGACGTGGTCGATCCGCATGCGCTGATCGCCCGAGCGGCGGCCAGGGGGCCGGAGTTCCGGCCGGGCGAGCGGCAGCACTACCTCAACATCGACTACACGGTGCTGGGCGTACTGATCGAGAAGCTGACGGGCACGTCGTACGAACAGGCCCTGTCCGCCCGCATCCTGAGGCCGCTGGGCCTGCACCGGACCTCGGTTCCGTCGCCCGCGGAGAACCGGATCGCGGGCCCGCACCACCACGGCTACCAGGCGGTGGCGAAGCCGGGTGGCGGGACCTCGCTGGTGGACGTGACGGAGTGGAACTCCTCGTCCAACTGGGCGGCCGGGGACCTGATATCGACGACGGCGGACCTGGAGAGGTTCACCGAGGCCCTGTTCGCCGGGCGGGTGGTGCCGAAGGCGCAGCTGGAGGAGATGTTCACGGTACCCGCGGTGACCGACTTCGAGTCCGGGGAGGACGCCGTGCAGACCGCGGGGATGAAGCGGTTCGCCTTGGCGGACGGCACGGTGGTCTACGGCAAGACCGGCTCTCGCTTCGGGTACAGCACCGTGATCGGCGGAGCCCGCGATCTCTCGCGGACCCTCGTCTACTCGGTCAACTCCACCGACGCCAAGGGCCGGGACATGAACCAGGTGGCCTACGGGATCGTCGCGGCGGCCTTCGCCCGCCAGTCCTGA
- a CDS encoding response regulator yields the protein MTIRVVVADDQELVRSGFAMILDAQEDVEVVAEAGDGAAAVAAVRELRPDVALLDVRMPVLDGIEACRAITAGSACRTVMLTTFDSDEYVYEALHAGASGFLLKDVRRDDLVHAVRVVAAGDSLLAPSVARRLIEEYTALTARPAAAGALPARGLEVLTARERETLLHLGRGLSNAEIAAALVVSEHTVKSHVGNVLAKLGLRDRIQAVICAYETGLIGIGGAAGSGVGSGAGSEVSPSGE from the coding sequence TTGACGATCCGTGTGGTGGTGGCGGACGACCAGGAGCTGGTGCGCAGCGGGTTCGCGATGATCCTGGACGCGCAGGAGGACGTCGAGGTGGTCGCGGAGGCCGGGGACGGCGCGGCCGCGGTGGCGGCGGTGCGGGAGCTGCGGCCGGACGTGGCGCTGCTGGACGTCCGGATGCCGGTGCTCGACGGGATCGAGGCGTGCCGGGCGATCACGGCCGGGAGCGCGTGCCGGACGGTGATGCTGACGACCTTCGATTCGGACGAGTACGTGTACGAGGCGCTGCACGCGGGGGCGAGCGGGTTCCTGCTGAAGGACGTGCGGCGGGACGATCTGGTGCATGCCGTACGGGTGGTGGCGGCGGGCGATTCGCTGCTGGCGCCTTCGGTGGCGCGGCGGCTGATCGAGGAGTACACGGCGCTGACGGCGCGGCCGGCGGCCGCGGGGGCGCTGCCCGCGCGGGGGCTGGAGGTGCTGACGGCGCGGGAGCGGGAGACGCTGCTGCACCTGGGGCGGGGGCTGTCGAACGCGGAGATCGCGGCCGCGCTGGTGGTGAGCGAGCACACGGTGAAGTCCCATGTGGGGAACGTGCTGGCGAAGCTGGGGCTGCGGGACCGGATCCAGGCGGTGATCTGCGCGTACGAGACGGGCCTGATCGGGATCGGGGGTGCGGCGGGGAGCGGGGTCGGAAGCGGGGCTGGCTCGGAGGTATCTCCCTCCGGGGAGTGA